The genomic window ttagtagagacagggtttcaccgtgttacccaggatggtctcgatctcctgacctcgtgatccgcccacctcggcctcccaaagtgctgggattacaggcgtaaaccaccgcgcccggcctttttgagacggagtctagctctgtcgcccaggctggagtgcagtggcgcgatctcagcacactgcaagctccgcttcctgggttcacaccattctcctgcctcagcctccagagtagctgggactacagacgcccgccaccacgcccggttaattttttttccatttttagtagagacggtgtttcacggtgttagccaggatggtctcggtctcctgacctcgtgatccgcccgccttggcctcccgaagtgccgggatgacaggcgtgagccaccgcgcccggccagatccCTCGCCTTTCCCCTCCCTCGCTGCCCCATGGGGTATGGGAGGGCCACTGGGGCCCGGGGCCAGTGGGGAGAGCCAAGGTCACATGGGCTCCGGATGCGGTGAGGGGTGAGGGAAGGAGGGCACCTTTCGGTCAAGATGAAATCACCATCCTTGAGCGTCGGCAGTTTCCCCAGGCTGTTGATCTGCAAGAACTCCTTGCTCTTGTGCTGCCCTGAAGAGGAAGAAGTCAGAAAAGGTCTTCAGAATAAAAACGCTGCACCTCTacaccctccctcctcctccccaagcGGAGCCCCACAGCCCTGAGAAACAGCAAGGTCTGGGACTAGAGGCCTGGATCAGCCTCACTCCCTGGCTGGgcctccctgccctgccacaTTCCGGGGCAGCTGGGGGGCTTTggtgggtggggccaggtgcagcagGTGGATAAAGAGAAGTTTTCTAGCCGGACTCTGGTGGGCCAGGGGAGGGGAGGCAAACTGGGGTGGCTCATCTCTTCCCAtctcttaattctcacaacagcatGTCCTTCTTCCCAAGGTCTTCTGGGCTTTGTGAATTTATATGCGTGCATTCCACGCAAGAACTCTGTCAACTCCATTCAGTATTTTCTTTCCATCCCTACAGAGCAGAAGGTAACATTATCCTCCTTTTCAGAAGGCAAGCTAAGGTTCAGAGAGGCTGTGATCCCTCCAAGGCCACTCAGTCCACAGCATTCTCTGGTGGCAGACGCTgcaggaggaggtgagggggCTGTGCGGGCGGCGAGACgctcagggcagagcagggcggGGGCCTGGGGGTGCACTGGGTTTGTGGACACGCGGGGAAACGGGCTGGGCCCACCTTTGACCAAATCCACGGTGCGCAGCTCTAAGGGGATGCCATTCTTCTTGGCGAAGATGTAGACGGCGCGGCTGGGCTGGGACACCAGGTCAAGAAACAGCTCTAGGCCCATGGCGGGGGCGGCAAGGACAGCGGGGATGGCAGTGAAGGCGCTGAGCGCGGTGTGGGCAGCAGCTGTGGCAGGATCCCGGCGCGCCGGGAAATAGGGGATCAGGCCCCACCCCCTGGGGACAGCACCCAATTGGAGCGCACCACCCCCGGACCCGCCTCGCCCCTTCGGTTCCTGTCCAGTCCTGCCGGCCAAGACTCCACCACCAGATCCGTGCGTCCCTACAGGGAGGGCGGTCGCTATGAACGCACAGCTGGGAGGGTGGAGTTGGAGCTGGGGACCCTCGACTGGCAGGGAGGACGCGGATGCAGGGGGCCGACTGCAAGGGGAAGGGGAACCGGCTGGACAGGGAGAAGCAGGTCTGCTTTTCGGGATCCCGGTGCCAGGGACCCTGCCCAGTTCCAGGCGTCGCCCTGACCCAGAAACGACTGGGCGCCGCCGTCCTGGAAAGGCCCCAGCGCACGGACATCTGAGGGTTCGTTCAGAGCTCTGTTTCTCGGCGCTGCATGGTGGCGGAAGGGAGGGAGCGAATGGGATCCCCTAAAAGGGATCTTAGAGTTTCACCCAGTGGGATGTGACACTTGCAGGTGTCCCAAACTGGTGGGAACCTTGACTGGAAGGCTGGGGTTAAGGATGAACTTTCTGCCGTCCAGACTGTCCCCTGCAGAGCAGCTGCTGCCAGACAGCGGGAGCTGCCAGACAGCGGGAGCTCCCACTTCGTgcacaggatgggggcagggaGCCCGCAGCCGCGGGAGGCAGGAATGACTGTCCGGGaacctcctttcttctccctgaaTCCCAGCCCTGGCATCTCACCAGGGGGCACAGTGATGGTCCAGGGCTGGGCCCGGGACTCTAGCTGAATCTTTCAGAGTATCCCATCCCTCTGGCCAGTGGCCCAAGCGAGTGAACCAGAATGCTTCCTTGGGAGTTTTGAAACTGGAACTGGAGAGAGGAGCTCCCTATGGGGAGGTAAACGGGAGCTGGGGCCACCTGTAGTGACATTTCCTGAGTTCGAGGAGTAGACGAGACTGAGAGAGAAAAGCTGACTCAGAGAAAGGGAGTGATAACAGGGCATGCTGgcccacacctgcaatcccagttactctcACGGGATCTGTTTCTCTGATGTCTGGGTATGAAAGGACTTTCTAAGCCTCAGAACAGTGGGAgaactcaacaaagaaaaaaccaaTACATATACAAGGTTACTTTGTGGAGGAAAAAATGGATTAACCTTAAGCAAAAAACTGGGAAGGATCTCGGTAAAAGATACGTCAGAAGGAAGTAATGTCCTTTAAGATGTTCTTAGAAACCCATCAGACAGGtagggtgtggtggttcacgcctgtaatccctgtactttgggaggcagagatgggcggatcagttgaggtcaggagtttgagaccagcctgggcaacacggtgaagccccgtctctactaaaaatacaaaaattagctgggtgcggtggcacactcgggaggctgagacaggagaatcacttgaaccttggaggcagaggtttcagtgagctgagatcataccactgcactccagccgggccactgagcgagactgtctcaaaacaaacaaacgaacaaacaaaaagaagagaaactcaTCAGAcgaagacacaggaaaaaaatgagcgAAGGAAATCAGCAGAGGTTTCATTGAAGGACAAAGAGAAATGGTCAATACATGGATGAAAACATGTTTAACTTCAGTAATAATCAAGGAAGCACACACCAACACAACATGCacatactgtttttatttatcaaaggcacacatatttttgaaatgagtACTCCTAATTAATATGTACAGAGCACTtacccagtgcccagcacaggggtGGCACCCTGTGTGTGAGACAGCATGAAACAGGTAGACACGCGCCCTGCTGAAAGTAAGGGACCGCCTCTCTGGAGGATCCATCGGGCAATAAGGAGGTTTCCACACCTTAACTGTGTctgccttgacctctggggcctGGGAGCAGAGCCCCCTCCAGCTGGTGGGGAAGGAAGCGTGGTGTGTTTGAGGACAGAATGGAGAGAAGTTGAGTAGAGCAAGTGTAGACTCTTCCTATCCAAAGTGTGGTCAATGGACTGGGAGTATCAGCATCACCagggagcttgttggaaatgcagaggCTCAGGCCCCACTCTGACCTTACTGATTGGGAGCATAAACTGTAACCAGATTCCAGGGAGGATTCATACACACATTCCCGTTTGATAAGTGGGGGGTAGTAGGAGGTGAGGTGAAAAGTGGGGAGGGGATGGCTACCGCACTGGAGAAGGCTGGCTTTGTGTTGAGGCCTTTCTCAtgagggcagtggggagccatggaaggctTTATGCAAGAGAGGGTACGGGCAGATTGAGATTACAGAAGGATCCCACTGGTTGCCTTGTGTGAGGACCCAGGGAGAAGGGGGAGGCTGTCCCTGTTTGAGTAGGAGATGAGAGCTACTGGTGGCTATGAGTGGAAAGAAGTGAGCAGAGGTGAGCAGAAATCCCAAGGACTGGTGATGATAGGATGATGGTGGGAACCAGGATGGGCTTTGGGCAGACCCTGacccctctctctgcctgtcGGCCCACCAGATAATAATCCCTGTGTTCCTGGGCGAGTCAGTGCCACCCGAGATGTTGGCGGCCACTTTGGCTGAGCTGGACGGATGCTTGCAGCTGCTCGAGGACAAGTTCCTGCGGGACCAGGCCTTCCTTACTGGGCCCCGTATCTCTGTGGCTGGCTTGGTGGCAATCAcggagctgaggcatgagagtgcCATGGGGTGCGGTGGCCCGCTGGGCAGTGGTGTATCCGGGAAGGGAGCTGACATCCCAGCTCATGTTGTCTTTTCTGGCTGTGGGACCCTGTGTGAGTCACTTctccttctgagcctcagtgtcctcatctataaaatggggctttACAAACCCCTCACCGCAGCTATATTAAGAGGCTTCCAAGTGTCCCCAGGGAGGGGGACATCCTAGCCCATCACACACATGGTGGAGGAGGGAAAATCCAATCAGAGAACCCCTAAAGCAGGTCATGCTGCCTTACACTTGGCTATGCCCAGCCCCTCCGCTGACTCTGTCTTCCCCTAGCCCATCAGTGCTGGCTGCTGAGTCTTTGAAAGCGGACCCACGGTGGCAGCATGGTGCCCAACACGTGGAGGCTGCAGTGCGGGAGGACTTCTTCCAGGAGGCCCTCCCAGCTGTCCTGAAGGCCAAGGACCTGCCTCCAGTAGAACCTGCTGTTAAAGAGAATCTGAAGACCTTAATGCAGCTTTTCTTGCTGTGAGTGCGTGTCCCACACTTGCTGAGCCACTGAGGGGATGCTGTGTTGGTAGAATAAAGACATGGAGCTGTCCGTCTCCTTGGTTGAAGAGAAGACATATCTGCAAAGGCTCTGGTCCACAGTTCCTCCAGATATCATGCCTGCATTCCTTTTGTCTCCTACCCCATTCCATTCTAGCTTCCATGTGACCTCTGAAAAGAGCTTGGGCAAACGCTTACTTGACCCTGACCTTCTGTGTGGAACTTTGTATGGTTCCTCACTGCCCAGAAGCTAAAGTACAAGTCATTGAACTTTGCATTCAAGGCCTTGCTCCCACTCCTCCAGGTGGCCCCTTCTGCCTGCACACTCCTAACCCCTCTCTgggctcccaccttggcctcttggCCTCCGCTCATGCTGTTCCCTCCTCATCTTCGCCTGGTGCCCTTCCTGGTCTTTTGGCATTTGGCACCCTGTCTCTTCTCCAGGGAGACTTCCCTGACCTCCCCAGCCCCAGTCCAGGTCAGGCGACCTCTCTGGGCTCCTCAGCCCCAGTGTTTCCTTGCGGGGGATACCCCCGGACTGAGCATGTATCATCGATGAGGGGTGACCTGGTGGAAAGATGTCTGAATCAGGATCAGCCTTGGTCTCCTCGGTCTCTCTCCTCACTGTGGGGCGATGTTGTGTTCCACAAGTGGGGTGCAGGGCTGGTTCATGAACCTCCTTGCAGGAAGGGAAGTCCCTGGTTATTTCCTGGCCCTCTCCCATGCCTCCTCATAACCTTGACCACAGTCTTCTCTACACCCCACTCCCGGACCACTGGCTTGTCCATGCCCCACACCTGGTCCCAGACTTGCCACCtgtccctgccctctccccttAGGACTGTCATATTTACCTGTCGTGTGTCTCAGACCTTCTGATATCTGAGTCATCTAATAAACAAACTGCTAATAGGACAAGATCatgacagacagagactctgtcgGCCTTTCAGTGGAGGCTCCTTTAAGTATGCACACTTATAGAGAATTTTATACACGTAGTTGAAATTGTACATATAAActtgcaaattttttctttcttttttgtgggggaggggggagcctgggtctcactctgtcatctagggtggagtgcagtggcacagtcatagctccctgcagcctagatctcctgcgctcaagcaatcctcctgcctcagccgcccaggtagctaggactacaggcacacaccacagcacccagatttctttcttttttttttttttttgtagaaaataaagaagagaatcttgctatgttgcctagcctgatctttaactcctgggctcaagcaatcctcccttcttagcctcccaaagtgctgagattacaggtgtgagccacattgCTCGACCACAACTTCAATCATATTTGTAATGTACAATTCAAGTGATTTTGCCACACTGACCACACTCATGTTTAAGCCACGCCAACAGAGTTCCATGTTTTCTGAtgttttttcgagatggagtctcgctctgtcacccaggctggagtgcaatggcgcgatctcggctcactgcaacctccacctccccggttcaagcgattctcctgcctcagcctcccgagcagctgggattacaacgtctgccaccacgcccggctaatttttgtatctttagtagagacggggtttcgtcatgttggccaggctggtctcaaactcctgacctcaggtgatccgcccgtctggacctcgcaaagtgctgggattacaggcgtgagctaccgtgcccggcctttccatgttttaaagaacatattttgCCACCCCCTGGTGGACAGTGGCTCACCACCGGCACAAGAGGCTACACAGGCAGATGTCAATGGGGACCAGGCAGGGACAGGTATTGTCGTGAGCCTAGCCCTACCCGCGCCCCCGCGAGTAACCACATCTCCTGACTGCCCAAGCGCAGATTTCCATACTGAACATGAAATTGCCTGACTTCGAAATGGTGGCAAATCATTCAAAAAAACTTTAAGCTCCCGTTGTATTGGTTATTAGGGTCGAGCCTGGGGAAGACCcctataggtgtgtgtgtgtccttgtgtGTCGGGGGTGTGGTGTTCAGACCTCTAATAGGGCTAGGAACCGGGCGACCACAGCGCGGAAGCTTGAGAGGGAAACCCACCTGGCGCCAGGCAGGAGGGTCGGGGGAGACAGGGTGGGTCCACTACCGGGTTAAAGACCTGTAGTGGGTGGGGCTACACGTAGGGCGGAGACGATGGGACTTCCGGAAATCAGCCGGCACACGTGACTTTTGTTTGCAGAAGCGGGAGGTACCCTAGGCAGCCAATCGGGGAGCGCCGAGTCTCTGTCCAGCCAATGAGAAGCCAGGTTGCTGTGGCGCCTCGCCCCTCCTCCCTGGTCCGCGAGCCTTGGGTACCCCCAGCTTTTCTTCCGCCAGAGCTGTTTCCGTTCCTCTGCCCGCCATGCCGTTCCTGGAGCTGGACACGAATTTGCCCGCCAACCGAGTGCCCGCGGGGCTGGAGAAACGACTCTGCGCCGCCGCTGCCTCCATCCTGGGCAAACCTGCGGACGTAAGCGTGGGCCGGGCAGCACGGGGCGAGGGGAGGTTGGTGGGCCAGGGGTCCGGCCCTGTCCCTGCTCCGCCTCCCCGACAGTGACCCCGAATCTTTTCCCCAGGGACCACTCCCCACTCCTTTCCTCACGCCAAGCTCTGACTTTCCGTGCTCCACGATCCCGCGGCTCCCCCTCCGCACGTCTTTCCCTTGTCGCCCTCCCCAGTCATGACCCGGGCGTGACCTTCAGGGACCGCGGCCCGTATCGGGATCCCTGCCCCGCGAACACTGCGCGTTTCGGCTTTCGCGCGCTCGGGTCCCGTCCCCAGAGGTAGCCCGGCCGGCTCCAACTTCGGGCAAAACTTTTCATGTCCCCCTCAGCGCGTGAACGTGACGGTACGGCCGGGCCTGGCCATGGCGCTGAGCGGGTCCACCGAGCCCTGCGCGCAGCTGTCCATCTCCTCCATCGGCGTAGTGGGCACCGCCGAGGACAACCGCAGCCACAGCGCCCACTTCTTTGAGTTTCTCACCAAGGAGCTAGCCCTGGGCCAGGACCGGTGCGTAGGGGTAGTAGGGGATCCATGTGGGACTGCCGCAGACTGGAGCCACTGATCCTGCCTCAGGGGGAAAAACCCATTTCTTGCCCTGCCCAGTAAGGACACATCAGGGTCTGGAGCTTTGGGGCCCCCTGACCCCTTAGGTTCCTGCTGTTAGGACCATCTTCAAAGTGCGAGCAGGATTGAATGAATTTCTGGCTCTGCTCCTCAGTGTGTAAGTCTGTGAACCGGGAAGGCTCTCTTTTAACACCCCCGGGGCAGTGCAAGGGTCATGTGGGATTGTCTGTGTGCTGTACCTGCCTTGGCACCTGACAGGGTAGGTACACGTGGCTGAAGTGTGATTTTCTAGAACTTTTCCAGGCTGGTCAGAAGGAATTCTGGGTATGTTCTGAAGTTACGTATTTTGGACCTGTGTCCCAGCCAGGTTCCAGGTGAAGTTCACGGGAGACTCACAGAGTAGTGAAAGACCATTGGCCTGGATGTCTAGACATCTGCTTTCTGGGTCCTGCATAGCTGGGGGACCCCAGACAAACTTGGAAATGAACCATCTCCAGTTGGCAACCTCCTCTTCTGTGAATACAGGGGAAAAGACCTCCCTCCCCCACAAGAAGCGTCTGCAACCCAAACCTGGCGTTCTGTGACCGAGTTAAAGTTTC from Homo sapiens chromosome 22, GRCh38.p14 Primary Assembly includes these protein-coding regions:
- the DDTL gene encoding D-dopachrome decarboxylase-like protein; the protein is MPFLELDTNLPANRVPAGLEKRLCAAAASILGKPADRVNVTVRPGLAMALSGSTEPCAQLSISSIGVVGTAEDNRSHSAHFFEFLTKELALGQDRFPTVLSTSPAAHGGPRCPGEIIEGKKSCLNEEALFIYFI
- the DDTL gene encoding D-dopachrome decarboxylase-like protein isoform X1, whose product is MPFLELDTNLPANRVPAGLEKRLCAAAASILGKPADRVNVTVRPGLAMALSGSTEPCAQLSISSIGVVGTAEDNRSHSAHFFEFLTKELALGQDRFQVKFTGDSQSSERPLAWMSRHLLSGSCIAGGPQTNLEMNHLQLATSSSVNTGEKTSLPHKKRLQPKPGVL